The following coding sequences lie in one Sorghum bicolor cultivar BTx623 chromosome 6, Sorghum_bicolor_NCBIv3, whole genome shotgun sequence genomic window:
- the LOC8064309 gene encoding putative aconitate hydratase, cytoplasmic isoform X2: MANSSATKHAFKSILASLPKPGGGEYGKFFSLPALNDPRIDRLPYSIRVLLESAIRHCDNFQVTESDVEKIIDWENTSPKLAEIPFKPARCILMDNTGVPAVVDLAAMRDMMPKLGCDPYKINPLIPVDAVIDHAVRVDFAGRHDALDRNEELEFQRNKERFAFLKWASNAFHNMQVFPPGSGTVHQVNIEYLARVVFNEDGILYFDSVVGTDSHTTMANSLGVAGWGVGGIEAVVAMLGQPMGMVLPGVVGFKLSGKLRDGVTTTDLVLTMTQMLRKHGAIGKFVEFYGVGVGELSLPARATIANMSPEYGATMGFFPVDQVALDYLKLTGRSDETVSMIEAYLRANKMFVEHHEPETERVYSSYLELDLSDVEPCVSGPKRPHDRVPLKEMKSDWHACLDNEVGFKGYAVPKEQQGKVVKFDFHGRPAEIKHGSVVLAAICSSTNTSNPSVMIGAGLVAKKACELGLEVKPWVKTSLTPGSVVATEYLKHSGLQDYLNQQGFHVAGHGCATCVGNSGDLDQFVSAAIIENDIVAAAVLSANRNFEGRVNPLTRANYLASPPLVVAYALAGTVDIDFEKEPVGVGKGGKEVFLRDIWPSNQEIDQVVESSVQTHLFKKVYDSIMERNHRWNELPVPKVALYPWDDNSTYIRKPTYLEGMSMMPPGPPTVKEAYCLLNLGDSITTDHISYSGKIPEGTPAAKYLLEHGVDPKNFSSYGGRRGNNEVVMRGAFANMRIVNKLLGGKAGPWTIHVPTGEKLYVYDVAMKYKSEGHDMVIIAGAEYGSGSSRDSAAKGPMLLGVKSVIAKSFERIHRSNLVGMGIIPLCFKAGEDADSLGLTGRERYTIHLPTSIAEISPGQDVTVTTHDGRSFICTLRLDTQLEVTYFNHGGILPYMVRNLAAQMK; this comes from the exons ATGGCCAACTCATCAG CTACCAAGCATGCTTTCAAGAGTATATTGGCCAGCCTCCCTAAGCCTGGTGGTGGTGAATACGGCAAGTTCTTCAGCCTTCCTGCACTAAATGATCCAAGGATTG ATAGGCTTCCCTACTCCATCCGTGTTCTCCTGGAATCGGCTATCCGCCATTGTGATAACTTCCAAGTTACAGAGAGTGATGTCGAGAAAATCATTGATTGGGAGAACACATCTCCAAAGCTGGCTGAGATACCTTTCAAGCCAGCGAGATGCATTCTAATG GACAACACTGGAGTCCCAGCAGTTGTAGACCTTGCAGCTATGCGTGATATGATGCCAAAGTTGGGTTGTGATCCCTACAAGATCAATCCACTG ATTCCCGTGGATGCTGTTATTGACCATGCAGTGCGAGTGGACTTTGCAGGGAGGCATGATGCATTGGATAGAAACGAGGAGCTGGAGTTCCAGCGCAACAAAGAAAGGTTTGCTTTTCTTAAATGGGCATCCAATGCTTTCCACAACATGCAGGTTTTCCCCCCTGGTTCTGGCACTGTACACCAG GTAAATATTGAGTATCTTGCCCGAGTTGTCTTCAACGAAGATGGCATTCTGTACTTCGACAGTGTGGTTGGCACAGACTCGCACACCACTATGGCTAATAGTCTTGGAGTTGCTGGTTGGGGAGTAGGTGGTATTGAAGCGGTTGTTGCAATGCTTGGCCAG CCAATGGGCATGGTTTTGCCTGGTGTAGTTGGATTCAAGTTGAGTGGGAAGTTACGGGATGGTGTCACTACGACTGACCTTGTTCTTACTATGACCCAAATGCTAAGGAAGCACGGTGCTATTGGCAAATTCGTTGAATTCTATG GTGTTGGTGTGGGCGAGTTATCTTTGCCTGCCAGGGCAACAATCGCCAACATGTCTCCAGAATATGGAGCTACCATGGGCTTCTTCCCTGTAGACCAAGTAGCATTGGACTATCTCAAATTGACAGGCCGAAGCGATGAAACT GTGTCGATGATTGAAGCATACCTGCGAGCTAACAAGATGTTTGTGGAGCACCATGAG CCTGAGACAGAACGAGTTTACTCTTCATATCTGGAGTTGGACCTTAGTGACGTGGAGCCTTGCGTTTCAGGCCCCAAAAG GCCTCATGATCGTGTCCCTTTGAAGGAAATGAAGTCAGACTGGCATGCTTGCCTGGACAACGAAGTTGGTTTCAAG GGCTATGCAGTGCCAAAGGAACAACAGGGTAAAGTTGTGAAATTCGACTTCCATGGACGGCCAGCTGAAATCAAGCATGGCAGTGTTGTTCTTGCAGCAATATGTAGCTCCACAAACACATCGAATCCCAGCGTCATGATTGGTGCTGGCCTTGTGGCAAAGAAAGCCTGTGAATTGGGCCTTGAG GTGAAGCCATGGGTAAAGACAAGCCTTACCCCTGGATCTGTGGTTGCTACGGAGTACTTGAAACATAG TGGCCTTCAAGATTATCTGAACCAGCAAGGGTTCCATGTCGCTGGGCATGGATGCGCCACTTGCGTCGGCAACTCTGGCGACCTGGATCAATTTGTATCAGCTGCTATCATCGAAAATG ATATCGTTGCTGCTGCGGTGCTGTCGGCCAACCGAAACTTTGAGGGCCGTGTGAACCCTCTCACTCGGGCTAACTACCTTGCCTCGCCGCCTCTGGTTGTTGCCTATGCTCTTGCCGGCACT GTTGACATTGACTTCGAGAAAGAGCCCGTTGGAGTTGGAAAGGGTGGCAAGGAAGTTTTCTTGAGGGACATATGGCCTTCAAACCAAGAAATCGATCAGGTTGTCGAGTCCAGCGTGCAGACTCACTTGTTCAAGAAAGTGTATGATTCCATCATGGAACGCAACCATAGGTGGAACGAGCTGCCAGTTCCAAAGGTGGCGCTGTACCCATGGGATGACAACTCCACCTACATCCGCAAGCCCACCTACCTTGAGGGCATGTCCATGATGCCACCTGGTCCACCCACGGTGAAGGAGGCCTACTGCCTGCTCAACCTTGGGGACAGCATCACCACGGACCACATTTCCTACTCGGGGAAGATCCCCGAGGGCACCCCTGCGGCCAAGTATCTGCTCGAGCATGGCGTGGACCCCAAGAACTTCAGCTCCTACGGCGGCCGCCGTGGCAACAACGAGGTGGTGATGAGGGGAGCTTTTGCCAACATGAGGATCGTGAACAAGCTTCTGGGTGGCAAGGCTGGTCCCTGGACGATCCATGTTCCTACTGGGGAGAAGCTCTATGTTTACGACGTGGCAATG AAATACAAGTCGGAAGGCCATGATATGGTCATTATCGCTGGTGCTGAGTATGGCAGTGGTAGCTCTCGTGACTCTGCTGCCAAGGGACCAATGCTACTGGGTGTCAAGTCGGTGATTGCAAAGAGCTTCGAGCGGATCCACCGGAGCAACTTGGTTGGAATGGGGATCATTCCTCTCTGCTTTAAAGCAGGAGAGGATGCCGATTCACTTGGCCTCACCGGACGTGAGCGCTACACCATCCACCTCCCTACCAGCATTGCTGAGATCAGTCCTGGCCAGGACGTGACAGTCACAACCCACGACGGCAGATCCTTCATTTGCACTCTTCGCTTGGACACACAG CTTGAGGTGACATACTTCAACCATGGAGGCATCCTTCCCTACATGGTCCGCAACCTGGCAGCACAGATGAAATAA
- the LOC8064309 gene encoding putative aconitate hydratase, cytoplasmic isoform X1 — translation MEQQPLLRGGCHTHTPPPPRRLPCSSSLCRQPPRACRTLSVSWRGRAVHPDLHRARLVDVTTCAAATAAKTQDDDALDRIGATKHAFKSILASLPKPGGGEYGKFFSLPALNDPRIDRLPYSIRVLLESAIRHCDNFQVTESDVEKIIDWENTSPKLAEIPFKPARCILMDNTGVPAVVDLAAMRDMMPKLGCDPYKINPLIPVDAVIDHAVRVDFAGRHDALDRNEELEFQRNKERFAFLKWASNAFHNMQVFPPGSGTVHQVNIEYLARVVFNEDGILYFDSVVGTDSHTTMANSLGVAGWGVGGIEAVVAMLGQPMGMVLPGVVGFKLSGKLRDGVTTTDLVLTMTQMLRKHGAIGKFVEFYGVGVGELSLPARATIANMSPEYGATMGFFPVDQVALDYLKLTGRSDETVSMIEAYLRANKMFVEHHEPETERVYSSYLELDLSDVEPCVSGPKRPHDRVPLKEMKSDWHACLDNEVGFKGYAVPKEQQGKVVKFDFHGRPAEIKHGSVVLAAICSSTNTSNPSVMIGAGLVAKKACELGLEVKPWVKTSLTPGSVVATEYLKHSGLQDYLNQQGFHVAGHGCATCVGNSGDLDQFVSAAIIENDIVAAAVLSANRNFEGRVNPLTRANYLASPPLVVAYALAGTVDIDFEKEPVGVGKGGKEVFLRDIWPSNQEIDQVVESSVQTHLFKKVYDSIMERNHRWNELPVPKVALYPWDDNSTYIRKPTYLEGMSMMPPGPPTVKEAYCLLNLGDSITTDHISYSGKIPEGTPAAKYLLEHGVDPKNFSSYGGRRGNNEVVMRGAFANMRIVNKLLGGKAGPWTIHVPTGEKLYVYDVAMKYKSEGHDMVIIAGAEYGSGSSRDSAAKGPMLLGVKSVIAKSFERIHRSNLVGMGIIPLCFKAGEDADSLGLTGRERYTIHLPTSIAEISPGQDVTVTTHDGRSFICTLRLDTQLEVTYFNHGGILPYMVRNLAAQMK, via the exons ATggagcagcagccgctcctccgtgGTGGCTGCCACACGCACACGCCTCCGCCGCCACGCCGCCTCCcctgctcctcctccctctGCCGCCAACCACCACGAGCCTGCCGGACCCTCTCTGTTTCATGGAGGGGCCGCGCGGTTCATCCCGACCTCCACCGCGCCCGCCTCGTAGACGTCACCAcctgcgccgccgccaccgccgccaagACACAAGACGACGACGCTCTCGATCGGATCGGAG CTACCAAGCATGCTTTCAAGAGTATATTGGCCAGCCTCCCTAAGCCTGGTGGTGGTGAATACGGCAAGTTCTTCAGCCTTCCTGCACTAAATGATCCAAGGATTG ATAGGCTTCCCTACTCCATCCGTGTTCTCCTGGAATCGGCTATCCGCCATTGTGATAACTTCCAAGTTACAGAGAGTGATGTCGAGAAAATCATTGATTGGGAGAACACATCTCCAAAGCTGGCTGAGATACCTTTCAAGCCAGCGAGATGCATTCTAATG GACAACACTGGAGTCCCAGCAGTTGTAGACCTTGCAGCTATGCGTGATATGATGCCAAAGTTGGGTTGTGATCCCTACAAGATCAATCCACTG ATTCCCGTGGATGCTGTTATTGACCATGCAGTGCGAGTGGACTTTGCAGGGAGGCATGATGCATTGGATAGAAACGAGGAGCTGGAGTTCCAGCGCAACAAAGAAAGGTTTGCTTTTCTTAAATGGGCATCCAATGCTTTCCACAACATGCAGGTTTTCCCCCCTGGTTCTGGCACTGTACACCAG GTAAATATTGAGTATCTTGCCCGAGTTGTCTTCAACGAAGATGGCATTCTGTACTTCGACAGTGTGGTTGGCACAGACTCGCACACCACTATGGCTAATAGTCTTGGAGTTGCTGGTTGGGGAGTAGGTGGTATTGAAGCGGTTGTTGCAATGCTTGGCCAG CCAATGGGCATGGTTTTGCCTGGTGTAGTTGGATTCAAGTTGAGTGGGAAGTTACGGGATGGTGTCACTACGACTGACCTTGTTCTTACTATGACCCAAATGCTAAGGAAGCACGGTGCTATTGGCAAATTCGTTGAATTCTATG GTGTTGGTGTGGGCGAGTTATCTTTGCCTGCCAGGGCAACAATCGCCAACATGTCTCCAGAATATGGAGCTACCATGGGCTTCTTCCCTGTAGACCAAGTAGCATTGGACTATCTCAAATTGACAGGCCGAAGCGATGAAACT GTGTCGATGATTGAAGCATACCTGCGAGCTAACAAGATGTTTGTGGAGCACCATGAG CCTGAGACAGAACGAGTTTACTCTTCATATCTGGAGTTGGACCTTAGTGACGTGGAGCCTTGCGTTTCAGGCCCCAAAAG GCCTCATGATCGTGTCCCTTTGAAGGAAATGAAGTCAGACTGGCATGCTTGCCTGGACAACGAAGTTGGTTTCAAG GGCTATGCAGTGCCAAAGGAACAACAGGGTAAAGTTGTGAAATTCGACTTCCATGGACGGCCAGCTGAAATCAAGCATGGCAGTGTTGTTCTTGCAGCAATATGTAGCTCCACAAACACATCGAATCCCAGCGTCATGATTGGTGCTGGCCTTGTGGCAAAGAAAGCCTGTGAATTGGGCCTTGAG GTGAAGCCATGGGTAAAGACAAGCCTTACCCCTGGATCTGTGGTTGCTACGGAGTACTTGAAACATAG TGGCCTTCAAGATTATCTGAACCAGCAAGGGTTCCATGTCGCTGGGCATGGATGCGCCACTTGCGTCGGCAACTCTGGCGACCTGGATCAATTTGTATCAGCTGCTATCATCGAAAATG ATATCGTTGCTGCTGCGGTGCTGTCGGCCAACCGAAACTTTGAGGGCCGTGTGAACCCTCTCACTCGGGCTAACTACCTTGCCTCGCCGCCTCTGGTTGTTGCCTATGCTCTTGCCGGCACT GTTGACATTGACTTCGAGAAAGAGCCCGTTGGAGTTGGAAAGGGTGGCAAGGAAGTTTTCTTGAGGGACATATGGCCTTCAAACCAAGAAATCGATCAGGTTGTCGAGTCCAGCGTGCAGACTCACTTGTTCAAGAAAGTGTATGATTCCATCATGGAACGCAACCATAGGTGGAACGAGCTGCCAGTTCCAAAGGTGGCGCTGTACCCATGGGATGACAACTCCACCTACATCCGCAAGCCCACCTACCTTGAGGGCATGTCCATGATGCCACCTGGTCCACCCACGGTGAAGGAGGCCTACTGCCTGCTCAACCTTGGGGACAGCATCACCACGGACCACATTTCCTACTCGGGGAAGATCCCCGAGGGCACCCCTGCGGCCAAGTATCTGCTCGAGCATGGCGTGGACCCCAAGAACTTCAGCTCCTACGGCGGCCGCCGTGGCAACAACGAGGTGGTGATGAGGGGAGCTTTTGCCAACATGAGGATCGTGAACAAGCTTCTGGGTGGCAAGGCTGGTCCCTGGACGATCCATGTTCCTACTGGGGAGAAGCTCTATGTTTACGACGTGGCAATG AAATACAAGTCGGAAGGCCATGATATGGTCATTATCGCTGGTGCTGAGTATGGCAGTGGTAGCTCTCGTGACTCTGCTGCCAAGGGACCAATGCTACTGGGTGTCAAGTCGGTGATTGCAAAGAGCTTCGAGCGGATCCACCGGAGCAACTTGGTTGGAATGGGGATCATTCCTCTCTGCTTTAAAGCAGGAGAGGATGCCGATTCACTTGGCCTCACCGGACGTGAGCGCTACACCATCCACCTCCCTACCAGCATTGCTGAGATCAGTCCTGGCCAGGACGTGACAGTCACAACCCACGACGGCAGATCCTTCATTTGCACTCTTCGCTTGGACACACAG CTTGAGGTGACATACTTCAACCATGGAGGCATCCTTCCCTACATGGTCCGCAACCTGGCAGCACAGATGAAATAA
- the LOC110436370 gene encoding mitochondrial uncoupling protein 1-like isoform X2, giving the protein MLATIMCIAREEGVAALWKGVVPGLHRQFLYGGLRIGLYEPVKAFFVGGAAVGDVSLLSKILAALTTGVIAIVVANPTDLVKVRLQADGKANTVKRSYSGALNAYATIIRQEGIGALWTGLGPNVARNAIINAAELASYDQFKQMFLKLPGFTDNVFTHLLAGLGAGFLAVCIGSPVDVVKSRMMGDSTYRSTLDCFAKTLKNDGPGAFYKGFIANFCRIGSWNVIMFLTLEQVRRFFL; this is encoded by the exons ATGCTAGCCACGATCATGTGCATCGCCAGGGAGGAAGGTGTTGCTGCGCTCTGGAAGGGTGTCGTCCCTGGCCTTCACCGCCAGTTCCTCTATGGTGGCCTCCGAATCGGCTTGTATGAGCCT GTGAAGGCTTTCTTTGTTGGAGGTGCTGCTGTCGGTGATGTCAGTTTGCTAAGCAAGATTCTTGCTGCGCTTACAACGG GTGTCATAGCGATTGTTGTGGCAAATCCAACTGATCTTGTCAAAGTTAGGTTGCAAGCTGATGGAAAGGCTAACACTGTCAAGAGGAGTTATTCCGGAGCCCTTAATGCATATGCTACAATAATCAGACAG GAAGGTATTGGAGCTTTGTGGACTGGTCTTGGTCCAAATGTCGCACGCAATGCCATAATTAACGCTGCTGAGTTGGCCAGCTACGATCAGTTCAAACAG ATGTTTCTAAAACTTCCTGGGTTTACTGATAACGTTTTTACCCATCTTTTAGCTGGACTTGGTGCTGGGTTTCTCGCTGTTTGCATTGGCTCTCCAGTGGATGTG GTGAAATCAAGAATGATGGGTGATTCAACGTACAGAAGTACTCTTGATTGTTTTGCCAAGACACTAAAGAATGAC GGACCTGGTGCTTTCTACAAGGGATTCATTGCAAACTTTTGTCGGATTGGGTCATGGAATGTGATAATGTTCTTAACTCTGGAGCAG GTTAGAAGATTCTTTCTATGA
- the LOC110436370 gene encoding mitochondrial uncoupling protein 1-like isoform X1, giving the protein MATASSFTAIFFSSAFAACFAEVCTIPLDTAKVRLQLQRKTQLPAPPTAAAAAGGGMLATIMCIAREEGVAALWKGVVPGLHRQFLYGGLRIGLYEPVKAFFVGGAAVGDVSLLSKILAALTTGVIAIVVANPTDLVKVRLQADGKANTVKRSYSGALNAYATIIRQEGIGALWTGLGPNVARNAIINAAELASYDQFKQMFLKLPGFTDNVFTHLLAGLGAGFLAVCIGSPVDVVKSRMMGDSTYRSTLDCFAKTLKNDGPGAFYKGFIANFCRIGSWNVIMFLTLEQVRRFFL; this is encoded by the exons AtggccacggcctcttccttcacCGCCATCTTCTTCAGCAGCGCCTTCGCCGCCTGCTTCGCAGAG GTGTGCACCATTCCTTTGGACACAGCCAAAGTGCGGCTCCAGCTGCAGAGGAAGACGCAGCTGCCGGCTCCACCCActgctgcagctgctgctggtGGAGGAATGCTAGCCACGATCATGTGCATCGCCAGGGAGGAAGGTGTTGCTGCGCTCTGGAAGGGTGTCGTCCCTGGCCTTCACCGCCAGTTCCTCTATGGTGGCCTCCGAATCGGCTTGTATGAGCCT GTGAAGGCTTTCTTTGTTGGAGGTGCTGCTGTCGGTGATGTCAGTTTGCTAAGCAAGATTCTTGCTGCGCTTACAACGG GTGTCATAGCGATTGTTGTGGCAAATCCAACTGATCTTGTCAAAGTTAGGTTGCAAGCTGATGGAAAGGCTAACACTGTCAAGAGGAGTTATTCCGGAGCCCTTAATGCATATGCTACAATAATCAGACAG GAAGGTATTGGAGCTTTGTGGACTGGTCTTGGTCCAAATGTCGCACGCAATGCCATAATTAACGCTGCTGAGTTGGCCAGCTACGATCAGTTCAAACAG ATGTTTCTAAAACTTCCTGGGTTTACTGATAACGTTTTTACCCATCTTTTAGCTGGACTTGGTGCTGGGTTTCTCGCTGTTTGCATTGGCTCTCCAGTGGATGTG GTGAAATCAAGAATGATGGGTGATTCAACGTACAGAAGTACTCTTGATTGTTTTGCCAAGACACTAAAGAATGAC GGACCTGGTGCTTTCTACAAGGGATTCATTGCAAACTTTTGTCGGATTGGGTCATGGAATGTGATAATGTTCTTAACTCTGGAGCAG GTTAGAAGATTCTTTCTATGA